DNA sequence from the Pseudophryne corroboree isolate aPseCor3 chromosome 6, aPseCor3.hap2, whole genome shotgun sequence genome:
CTTGGGCTTAGCTACCTTCTTGGCCGGGCTTTTGGCGgctttgggcttcgccgccttcttggccggactcttggctgctttgggcttcgccgccttcttggcCGGACTCCTGGCCGCTTTCTTGGCCTTCGCGGCTTtaggcttctttgggcttttggcagcagccgcttttgtgggtttcttcaccttcttggggctcttggctgcactcggagctttcttgggcttcttcggggacttggccactttctttgccgctggtttcttgggcttcagggcggccttcttgctctccagctgattcttattgagcttgaaggagccggaagcgccggtgcctttcacctgggtgagcgttcctttggtcaccaatcctttcacccccactttgatgcgactgttgttcctctccacatcgtAGCCTCCGGCAGCCAGTGCCTTCTTCAGGGCGGCAAGAGAAACTCCACTGCGCTCCTTGGAGGCGGCCACTGCCTTTAAGATCAGCTCGGAAACGCTGGGCCCGGAAGACTTGCCGCTTTTCTTGGCTCCCCCTGCAGCTTTcttcggctgcctcttctttttggctgcgCCCTCTGACGGCGGGACAGCGGCGACGGCTGGTGCAGTTTCTGCCATGTTAGCTCAACGTCACTTTAACCAACAAATGGTAATACAGCACAAGCCGCTCTCTGACGTCTTCTATATACGGTGCCTGCTGTGCTGTAATTGGCTGCTGAGCCTGGTGCGTTCTGTGCTCTCATTGGCGGAATAAGCAGTCTTTGTAAACCCTTCCCTGTCTGAGTGTAAGGGGAAATCTGCCCTCACCTTGTGTTTCCCTAACGCAGAAAAAGAGTCTTTTATAGGGCATGAGAAAAGCAGCGTGCCGCCTCTCTGCACCACACCAGTACTCCAAGGTCTCCCCTAGGCCTACACGGCCATTGCTAGCCAAGGCGCTGCAAAGAGAGCCAGGAATAGCCGCTGTCAGCTTACTTACACCAGGCTGGATCTGTCCAGCATGTAACACATCTGTACTTTTCCGCGAGGCTAAAACGTCTGATTGGGGCATTTTTCTGTCCCCCTGGCACTACATGTAACGAAGGTGATCTGGGGCTCAGTCTGTGCAGGGGTGGCAGCATTTTCAAAGACATAAAGGTGATGGTTGGGCTCCTGTACACCCGGGTGGCTAGCACAGGCAGGTTGCCCCACAACGTATTGGCAGTCTTGTTTAGGAACTCTAGTTACTGTGACAAAAGAGAGATACCCAGCATAGTCAGCCACAGGTTAACCCTGCCTGTCTGAGATTCTCCCCGACGTGTAGAATGTTGGTGGCATTTTCCCCAAATGTTTATAAAATGACCCATACAGACATGAATGTACATTTATGCAAGATCGGTGTGTCAGAGTGAGGGCTATGGTGATCTGTTCCCATTACGAGTTCTCTTTTAAAAATCTGTTCACATTACGAGTCCTCTTTTAAAAATGCCAAAGTATGAGACTTTGGCATTTTTAAAAGAGGACATCGGAGCTCTATAAGAGTAATACTTCTATTCCTCCCATGTGGAATCATTATGAATATTTGTATAATTAGAGGGAAAAAGTAGGAATATTAGGGAACATTAGGGGGATAATTAGAGAGACCACTTGTAACAGTGCTAGGTGAGAGGAATGGATGAAACGAGGATAAATAGGTGAAGGGTTTAGGATGGCAATGGgaaacctagcaggtgcacaggtgtgaggaggaggaggaggaggagaaggaggaggagaagaagaagaatcaTTACATGGCAAGTACTAATTGCAGAATAAAAGCAGTGGATGCCATTTTCAAGAAAGTACATAATAGTCCGATGATTTAGGCATATAAATGGATGATAGACATATGTGCACACAATAGTTCTGGGGAGTAAATTTAACTGATGAAGCTTGCAGAATAAGAAGAGAGACAACAGTCACCCGAGGAGCACAGGTTCAACTAATCTTACTTTGTAAATGTACTACCGTGATAAAAGCAGGTGCTGCAGCTTCAGCTGTGAACGTCACTGACGGACAGCAGGAGAAAGATGCACCGAGACCACAAGGCTGAATGtccagagcaggcattcccaaccatggtcttcaaggcacactaacagtgcagattttagtgaaatccaggctgcagcacagattattaaatcaaaataactgagctactaattaagtcacctgtgctgaagccttgatatcactaaaacctgcactgttagtgtgtcttgaggaccgtggttgggaatgcctggtgtatagAAGAGGCGGCTGCGGACCGAAGCATCAGAACCTCTTGGGGAAACATTGTGTCAGCAGAGATCCACTGTGGATGCAAATTTGTGAGGAGAAGGGCAACGCAGAGTAACAGACCAGAGTTCAACGGCATTGACCAGTGATGGAAAGCACAGGTATAGACTAGGGCAGGTCAAGAGCAGTGTTGAGAGAAGATGATCGCCGTAGAGGAATGGAAGACAAATGAGGATGGACATGAGTTATGGACAAACAGAGATGATGACTGCTAACTGAAGGGCGTGGACCAGCAGCAAGTACCATCAAGGTCTGAACCTCATCCCCACCCAATGATGGCAGGCTGGAGTAGGGTTCTAGAGCAGTGGGAGTCTGCAAAGAAACTCCAGAGCAAGTAGGGAAACCACAGAACTCGATCTGTGCCACACCAGTGGCTTTCTGCGTCTCCAAGGATGGtataaaaagagaaagaaagaaagaaccagTAAAAAAAGGCAGAAAGGCCCTGCTCCTTCTTACTATGGAATGTTTGCATTGATTAAATGTCCCCATATTACTAATTATTTCTCAGcggtaagtaatagcacagtgAGGAGTCATGGGTAGTAGCACACTCACGTTGGACTCTGGAGCAGACATTGTTGGCGTGCTGCACCATCAGAAGAGGTGATAGATTATTATTGAATTAGGattgtttttaattattattatttcttcacATAAACTATGGTAAATATATATTGGCCTTAAATCCCTATGGTCCCATTTAAGAGCCTAAACTCTATTATATTATCATAAGTATAACTTTTTCTCAATTCTTTAAGAGTGTAGTTTTTTTGGACCCCTCTCTCCTCCCCAAGAACAAGCAAAATGGATATCAATAAAATTCATGTGCATAAATACAAATTCAGTGATTATAATAGGACAATGCACGATTGGCTGTACATGCAGGTCCTTTagttttgtgttttatttattttacatagttTCCACTGAGTAGTAGAATTGCCCATTTATGTAATCCAGATCTACAGTAGCCTTGTATTTTCTTCATGCAATGTCCCAGACATATAAGGTTTAGCTTGTGGTCTAAATGGATACATGTGCACAGATTGTATCCACAAATGTTTCAATAGGATAGTTACAATTGTATCATACTATAATACTGTCTCCCATTAGTATCAAATCGTTTCACACATGCAGAAGTTCTTTTCATACTCAATTTTAAAGCTACCATACTTACTATATGCTAGAAAATACATAATATGTATTTATGGGTTAATAATGAAACGATTGTTATTTTAGATCAAATAGTATGCagagtgttttttttcttcttttcttactGCAGTCATATATTAATATCTCCCTGGAATTAGTAGGTatagcttgtatatatatatatatatatatatatatatatatatatatattactcttttATGTTAGTATAATACACATTCCGAAAATCTGATTATACTCAAATCTAAAGCTTCAGAATATGCTATGTAAGGGGGTATAT
Encoded proteins:
- the LOC134936519 gene encoding histone H1B-like, encoding MAETAPAVAAVPPSEGAAKKKRQPKKAAGGAKKSGKSSGPSVSELILKAVAASKERSGVSLAALKKALAAGGYDVERNNSRIKVGVKGLVTKGTLTQVKGTGASGSFKLNKNQLESKKAALKPKKPAAKKVAKSPKKPKKAPSAAKSPKKVKKPTKAAAAKSPKKPKAAKAKKAARSPAKKAAKPKAAKSPAKKAAKPKAAKSPAKKVAKPKKAAAKK